The Spirulina subsalsa PCC 9445 region TCTTCTGGTCGTGATAAATATCATGGAGAAACAGGTTTAAAGCCGTGATGCGTTGTTTAAGGCCTTGTTCCAACCATTGCCAATCCTCAGCCGAAATGATACGCGGAATAATATCAAAGGGTAGCACCCGTTCCACCCCTTGGGTATCACTATAGACATTAAACGTCACCCCCAGTTTAAATAAGGCAATCTGCGCCGTTTGATGATGTTGTTGCAGTTCCTTGGGATTTAACCCTTGCATCCACTCCAGTAGGGGGACAGCAGCCGGGCGAGGTTTGCCCATAGCCTCGAATAATTCATCATAGTATGTTGTGCTCTCAGGGTCATAGGTTTCTAGTTGCACGACGGTTTCCCTCCAACACCCTATATATATTTAAGCTTTGATTAAAGTTGTCCAAGCGACTGTAGCCTCAAATACATTCTCTCAGAAGGATGGGCGCAAGCAACGTTACAATAAGTAAATTTTCCTGACTTTTTCGGTAGTCTAGAAAGTGTCCAAATCCCAAACCTGTAATGCGAGTACCGCGTTTTTTCCGTTATTTGAACTGTTTTATTCTGCGCAAAACCCTGACGCGGAGTTTCCGGCAACGTCTCACAGGACTCTCGGCAGAAATTGCCTTTAACTCCATGTTGGCCGTTTTCCCGGCCATTCTCGCCATTATTACCGCCATTGGTCTATTTGAGGAAGCCATTGTCTCCAGTGTCCGTTCTTTGGTAGTGCAGTTTTTCCCCGAAGAAGAATCCATCCAAACGGCCTTACGGGAATTAGCTACCAAATTGAAAATTGTCGCACCGGATTTAGTTTGGGGTTTATTAAGTAATTTTGTCCAAGAAATTACACAAGTTAAAAGTAAAAGTCTGTTTTCTATTAGTTTTGGCGCAGCAATTTGGGTATCTTCTGCGGCCATTAATGCCGCCATGAACGCCCTCGACCAAATCCATTTAATTCCTCGCCGCAGACGACGACCTTTTTGGCAAGCTAAGTTAATTGCACTTCTCCTAACGTTAGGCAGTATCTTCCTATTATTAATTGCTTCTATCTCTGTTTTAATTGGTGATGCGTTAGTTCAATTTTCAGTTAACCTAATTCAAGCGATTCCGCTACAAGAATCAGATCAAGGAGCAGATTTAGTCTTGGAACTATGGAATCTGTTAAAATGGCCCGTTTCCTTAAGTATTGTTATCATTGCCTTTGCTTTAATTTATCGTCTCGGTCCCAGTCACTGGCGCAAGGGAACTCCCATATTACCTGGAGCCATTGTTGCAGCCTTATCTTGGGCGGGAATTTCCCTTTTATTTCGGGTTTATGTGAACAATTTCGCCAACTATAACAAAGTCTATGGGGCTTTAGGGGCAGTGATTGTCCTGATGTTGTGGTTGTATTTAAGCGCCCTAGTGATGTTGATTGGGGGGCAACTCAATGTTACTGTCGGAGAAGCAATGCGGGCGGATCATCGTCGTCGTCAGATCATAGCACAACCGCCCCATCCTAACCCCTTTCCCTCCTCCCTCCCATCTTCTCAACCCCTCACTCCTCCCTCCCCAGAGTCTGGGGATTCTCCCTCTAGTTAGTTGTAACGGTATGTTTTTACTCACTTTTCAATCTCCCGGCCCCATCTTATTTGAACTCGGTCCTTTAACCGTTCGTTGGTATGGTTTACTCATTGCCAGTGCGGTTTTAATTGGCGCGACACTCTCCCAATCTTTAGCCAACAAACGCCACCTAAAACCTGATATTATGTGGGATTTAGCCGTCTGGTTAGTTATTGCTGCGATTCCCTGCGCCCGGTTGTATTATGTGTTCTTTGAATGGGAACAATATGCCAATCGTCCGGGGGATATTATCGCCATTTGGCAAGGAGGAATTGCCATCCACGGCGCAATGATTGGGGCTATTTTAGCCACCCTTATATTTTCCCGAGTTAATCGCGTTTCAGTCTGGCAATTATTAGATTTAATCGCTCCCTCGGCCATCCTAGGTCAAGCCATTGGACGCTGGGGAAACTTCTTTAATTCTGAAGCCTTTGGTCGTCCAACGGATTTACCTTGGAAACTCTATATTCCCCTCTCCTCTCGCCCTCCTGGATGGCAACAATTTGAATATTTTCACCCGACTTTTCTCTATGAGTCTTTGTGGAATTTAGGAATTTTTGCCCTATTATTAACCCTCTTTTTCTGGGGAATGCGTCAAGGCAACCGCTTAAAAGTGGGGACATTATTTTTCGTCTATGCCTTGGGGTATAGTACCGGGCGCTTGTGGATTGAAGGCCTGCGCATGGATAGTTTAATGTTGGGTGGCTTACGAGTCGCTCAATTGGTGAGTTTAGGGGGAATTTTAATTGGGGCATTCGGTCTAATTTGGCTCTACATTCTCAAAGGTTCTCTCACCCGTGAAAATCGTTCCTAGTGCTGAATAAAACTGCGAAAAATGGTTAGAGTTCAAAAAATCCCATAGGGAAATCAACCCTACTATCAGCCATTTATAGCTGTCTATCTCACTCGTAAACCTGAACCTGAGTAACTGTTAAATATTATGACTAAATCATCCTTGGATCTTGACAAAATGACCCTAAAGATATCTACTCAAAATCCAGAAGAGGAAGAAGAAGATTATTTTGAGTATTTCTTTGATGAACCCGGAAGTGAACCCGGAACACTCAGTATAGATCCGGATGCCACCCCTTCCAGTATTGTTCTCATTGATTATTCCCCGAAACACGCCACTCGTCGCGCTAATCTTACCCCCCTTGATTGTGTTTCTTATCTAGAAAGTGAATCAGTTTCTTGGATTGATGTCCGGGGTTTAGGAAGTGAAGATATCCTCAACCAATTGGGTCAGGTGTGTAGAATTCACCCCCTCGTTTTAGAGGATGTGGTGAATGTTCCCCAACGACCAAAAGTGCAGGATTATGAACAGCAATTGCTGGTCATTTTACAGATGGTTTTACCTCTCCCGGATGAAGATGGGTTTGATTATGAACAAGTGGGTTTTGTGTTAGGTAAACACTATTTAATTACCTTTCAAGAAGAACCCGAAGAGGATTGTTTTGAGCCTGTACGGGTAAGGATTCGGGAGAATCGGGGTAAAGTTCGTCAAGCGGGGCCTGATTATTTAGCCTATGTGTTGATTGATTCGATTATTGACGGATTTTTCCCGGTTTTAGAGGACTATGGGGAGCGCATTGAGGCGTTAGAGGATGAAGTGGTGGACAATCCGACGCGGGAAACGGTGGAAAAAATTTATGAAATTCGGCGGGAGTTATTAGCCTTACGGCGTATGATTTGGCCTCAGCGCAGTGTGATTAATATTCTGATTCGGGGGGATAATGAGTTAATTAGTCAGGATGTGCAAATTTATTTTAGAGATTGTTATGATCATGTCATTCAATTATTAGATATTGTGGAGACTTATCGGGAACTGGCTTCCAGTATGATGGATTTATATATGTCTGCCCAGAGTAATAAAATGAATGAGGTGATTAACTTGTTAACGCTCATTTCGACTATTTTTATTCCCTTAACTTTTATTGCGGGAGTTTATGGGATGAACTTCAAATATATGCCTGAGTTAGAGTGGAAATGGGGCTATGGTTTAATTTGGGGAGCGATGTTAGCCATTGCGGGCAGTTTGATTTATTTTTTCCATAAAAAAGGCTGGTTCAATACCTTTTATTTTGTGAGCAAACGAGATAAATGATGAGTTTAGACTATTGGTTTATGTTTCCGGTGGCGATTGGAATTGCCACCGTTGCTATGGCTTCTGGAGTGGAGGGGGCTACTTTTTTCACGCCTTTATTTATTTTGGGCTTAAACCTGCCTACCGATGTGGCGATTGGTACGGGTTTAATGACGGAAGTTTTTGGTTTTGCTAGTGGTTTATTCGCCTATGGCTATCAGGG contains the following coding sequences:
- a CDS encoding YihY/virulence factor BrkB family protein, which codes for MRVPRFFRYLNCFILRKTLTRSFRQRLTGLSAEIAFNSMLAVFPAILAIITAIGLFEEAIVSSVRSLVVQFFPEEESIQTALRELATKLKIVAPDLVWGLLSNFVQEITQVKSKSLFSISFGAAIWVSSAAINAAMNALDQIHLIPRRRRRPFWQAKLIALLLTLGSIFLLLIASISVLIGDALVQFSVNLIQAIPLQESDQGADLVLELWNLLKWPVSLSIVIIAFALIYRLGPSHWRKGTPILPGAIVAALSWAGISLLFRVYVNNFANYNKVYGALGAVIVLMLWLYLSALVMLIGGQLNVTVGEAMRADHRRRQIIAQPPHPNPFPSSLPSSQPLTPPSPESGDSPSS
- the lgt gene encoding prolipoprotein diacylglyceryl transferase gives rise to the protein MFLLTFQSPGPILFELGPLTVRWYGLLIASAVLIGATLSQSLANKRHLKPDIMWDLAVWLVIAAIPCARLYYVFFEWEQYANRPGDIIAIWQGGIAIHGAMIGAILATLIFSRVNRVSVWQLLDLIAPSAILGQAIGRWGNFFNSEAFGRPTDLPWKLYIPLSSRPPGWQQFEYFHPTFLYESLWNLGIFALLLTLFFWGMRQGNRLKVGTLFFVYALGYSTGRLWIEGLRMDSLMLGGLRVAQLVSLGGILIGAFGLIWLYILKGSLTRENRS
- the corA gene encoding magnesium/cobalt transporter CorA; the protein is MTKSSLDLDKMTLKISTQNPEEEEEDYFEYFFDEPGSEPGTLSIDPDATPSSIVLIDYSPKHATRRANLTPLDCVSYLESESVSWIDVRGLGSEDILNQLGQVCRIHPLVLEDVVNVPQRPKVQDYEQQLLVILQMVLPLPDEDGFDYEQVGFVLGKHYLITFQEEPEEDCFEPVRVRIRENRGKVRQAGPDYLAYVLIDSIIDGFFPVLEDYGERIEALEDEVVDNPTRETVEKIYEIRRELLALRRMIWPQRSVINILIRGDNELISQDVQIYFRDCYDHVIQLLDIVETYRELASSMMDLYMSAQSNKMNEVINLLTLISTIFIPLTFIAGVYGMNFKYMPELEWKWGYGLIWGAMLAIAGSLIYFFHKKGWFNTFYFVSKRDK